The following proteins are encoded in a genomic region of Desulfurococcaceae archaeon:
- a CDS encoding proton-conducting transporter membrane subunit, whose amino-acid sequence MIDAFLTKLLYTLSIFTIATLASIVVDTHPRLSTILRVVGFLGIPVVFLVTGLIELQDYQLLLVLVTGIVAIGISLHSEGYYKVIYGLTRYFQVAINLILASLILLFSSTLFAELIVYWFFIDIIVAFVAITMEYGVENLSVAATYVAMCVAPSDIALLTMWATLVGKVGLYESLLLALNKPVAEPVNLDPLLSTIVLFGFAVKLGQFPLHSWPPVVYGRAPSHISAILSGLVSKMGVYAYFTASQLFVINPVAFYFILVQGIISTIYGSFGAVLQSNIKLILAYSSVSYGGILTVLYATMMILGSALLRALMLVVVVFHALTKALAFINAGLIYQLTNTYDLSKLGHLFYVSKEACFSAFTVLLNFTGVPPSIGFVTKVLLIATSVLIARENMLGLIVAVTFTLAAVLSIIYGAKYIGAYISTLPKAPPRIIPIPDIEVKAENYLSAALLLAPVVLIAYISGFSHGYLLGAVMMPAYIATLITYIYAFTRVYSKIRIPEDVKYWLSGVES is encoded by the coding sequence GTGATCGACGCGTTCCTAACGAAACTACTGTACACGTTGTCCATATTCACGATCGCCACGCTGGCTTCGATAGTCGTTGACACGCATCCTAGGTTGAGCACGATCCTAAGAGTAGTGGGCTTCCTCGGGATACCTGTAGTATTTCTAGTAACGGGCCTCATAGAGCTCCAAGATTACCAGCTACTGCTCGTACTGGTAACCGGCATCGTGGCCATCGGCATAAGCCTTCACAGCGAGGGATACTACAAAGTCATCTACGGGCTTACAAGGTATTTTCAGGTAGCAATAAACCTCATACTGGCATCCCTGATCCTGCTGTTCTCGAGCACCCTCTTCGCAGAGCTGATCGTATACTGGTTCTTCATAGACATAATAGTAGCCTTCGTGGCCATAACGATGGAATACGGCGTAGAGAACCTGTCCGTGGCGGCAACGTACGTAGCGATGTGCGTAGCCCCCAGCGACATCGCCTTACTGACAATGTGGGCCACGCTTGTTGGCAAGGTTGGTCTCTACGAATCCCTATTACTGGCTTTAAATAAGCCAGTAGCAGAACCCGTGAACCTGGATCCCCTGCTTTCTACCATCGTACTTTTCGGCTTCGCAGTGAAGCTGGGGCAGTTTCCGCTACATTCCTGGCCACCGGTCGTGTATGGTAGGGCGCCGAGCCATATCTCTGCGATATTAAGTGGGTTAGTGAGCAAGATGGGAGTGTACGCTTACTTCACGGCTAGCCAACTCTTCGTAATAAACCCAGTGGCGTTCTACTTCATTCTCGTACAGGGCATAATCTCCACTATTTACGGCTCTTTTGGAGCGGTATTGCAATCTAACATTAAGCTGATTTTAGCGTATAGTTCAGTGAGTTATGGGGGGATCCTCACAGTGCTGTACGCTACGATGATGATTCTGGGATCGGCCCTTTTACGGGCCCTTATGCTGGTAGTTGTGGTTTTCCACGCATTAACAAAAGCACTGGCGTTTATCAACGCAGGTCTCATATACCAGCTCACGAACACGTATGACTTATCCAAACTCGGCCACTTGTTCTATGTGTCTAAAGAGGCTTGCTTCTCCGCGTTCACCGTGCTACTGAACTTCACAGGCGTGCCTCCATCAATAGGCTTTGTAACCAAGGTGCTATTAATTGCCACGAGCGTGCTCATAGCGCGCGAGAACATGCTAGGACTGATCGTAGCTGTGACGTTTACGCTAGCGGCAGTGCTTTCAATAATTTACGGAGCCAAATACATTGGCGCGTACATCTCAACCCTACCGAAGGCTCCCCCGAGAATAATACCAATACCGGACATAGAAGTGAAGGCCGAAAACTACCTAAGCGCCGCATTACTCTTAGCACCGGTAGTACTAATAGCTTACATCAGTGGATTTTCGCATGGATACCTATTAGGAGCTGTAATGATGCCAGCGTACATCGCCACTCTCATCACGTACATTTACGCATTTACGCGCGTTTACTCCAAAATTCGTATTCCAGAAGACGTTAAATACTGGTTGTCAGGTGTAGAGTCGTGA
- a CDS encoding NADH-quinone oxidoreductase subunit C, giving the protein MDKKLEALNKYTLLARSYGGSILVEDNTVYINAPREHLVDLASKLFNDFTCSFRTCIGIDERPLNGHFSVTHVFTDDRNSLYVLLKTYAEAEAPRIPSITNVVPAADWCEMEAHDLLGIEFVGRDHYRLVLPPEWPEGVYPLRKDVPYDYRPRVRGVSERLSMSTELGVIPIGPYHPALHEPEYFELYVEGERVVDLKYRGFHVHRGIEKLAESRMNYQQINFLAERICGICGFEHSTCYALAVEKAAKLEVPERAQYIRSIVLEVERIHSHLLWLGVAFHFVGYDAGFMHTWRIREKIMYLAELLTGSRKTYGINLVGGVRKDINEEKKQKTLEVLREVSSEFKQLVEVAINVPQVRRRLVGTGTLPKEYAVKLSVEGPVARASGIDKDARRDLPYAAYKYASFKVPVYGEGDNMARALVRVEEILESISIIEQLLDKIPKGPIMLEDFEIPEGRIGVQVVEAPRGGDVHFVMTGRGRPYRWRVRAPTYSNIPALKIMLKDQPLADAPLTIASIDPCFSCTDRVIVVRSDGRIERLG; this is encoded by the coding sequence ATGGATAAGAAACTCGAAGCCTTAAATAAGTATACCTTACTAGCCAGGTCATATGGAGGATCTATCCTAGTGGAGGACAACACGGTCTACATCAACGCGCCGAGAGAACACCTAGTAGACCTCGCATCAAAGCTCTTCAACGACTTCACGTGTAGTTTTAGAACGTGCATAGGCATAGACGAGCGCCCGCTTAATGGGCATTTTTCAGTAACGCACGTGTTTACAGACGATAGGAACTCCCTTTACGTACTTTTAAAGACCTATGCCGAGGCCGAAGCCCCCCGGATACCAAGCATAACGAACGTCGTGCCTGCAGCTGATTGGTGTGAAATGGAGGCCCACGATCTGCTTGGCATAGAGTTCGTTGGCAGGGATCACTACAGGTTGGTTCTACCGCCCGAGTGGCCTGAAGGGGTATACCCGTTGAGGAAAGACGTACCGTACGACTATAGGCCGCGAGTTAGAGGTGTAAGTGAAAGGCTTTCGATGTCTACCGAACTAGGTGTAATACCCATAGGACCATATCACCCGGCTCTTCACGAACCCGAATACTTCGAGCTGTACGTTGAAGGAGAACGCGTCGTCGACCTAAAGTACAGGGGTTTCCACGTTCACCGCGGTATAGAGAAGCTTGCGGAGTCCCGTATGAACTACCAGCAAATAAACTTCCTCGCAGAGAGGATATGCGGTATATGCGGATTTGAGCACAGCACATGCTACGCGCTCGCGGTGGAAAAGGCTGCGAAGCTGGAGGTTCCCGAAAGGGCACAGTATATTAGAAGCATAGTCTTAGAGGTTGAGAGGATCCACAGCCACCTTCTCTGGCTTGGAGTAGCGTTCCACTTCGTAGGATACGATGCAGGCTTCATGCATACATGGCGTATTAGAGAAAAGATAATGTATCTCGCGGAGCTTCTAACAGGTAGCAGGAAGACGTATGGAATTAACCTGGTTGGGGGTGTTAGAAAGGACATTAACGAGGAGAAAAAGCAGAAAACACTCGAAGTGCTTAGAGAAGTCTCAAGCGAGTTCAAGCAGCTCGTCGAGGTTGCAATTAATGTACCCCAGGTTAGAAGAAGGCTCGTTGGGACCGGTACATTACCGAAGGAGTACGCGGTAAAACTCTCCGTTGAGGGGCCCGTCGCGAGAGCCTCAGGCATAGATAAAGATGCCAGAAGAGACCTGCCTTACGCAGCCTACAAGTATGCATCTTTTAAGGTGCCTGTCTACGGCGAAGGTGATAACATGGCAAGGGCCCTTGTCAGAGTAGAGGAGATCCTCGAATCCATATCTATAATTGAACAGTTACTTGATAAGATACCTAAAGGGCCAATCATGCTCGAAGACTTCGAGATACCTGAAGGAAGAATCGGCGTACAAGTGGTAGAGGCCCCACGTGGCGGCGATGTGCACTTCGTCATGACAGGGCGTGGTAGACCATATAGGTGGAGAGTTCGCGCCCCCACGTACAGTAACATACCGGCATTGAAGATCATGCTCAAAGACCAGCCGTTGGCAGACGCGCCTCTGACCATTGCGAGCATAGACCCGTGCTTTTCCTGTACGGATAGGGTGATAGTAGTAAGATCTGACGGAAGGATTGAACGGCTAGGCTGA
- a CDS encoding NADH-quinone oxidoreductase subunit H has translation MEPLSMLCTAITLLAGTSLPVFLDGLERKLKAALQSRIGPPITQTLYDLLKLMIKESKQVHTVPYIILYFTSFISCALTSMFLITLYTITWDFMLFALALSLLMVSLTALTLIPLLIPNPFSYIGGMREVVLSLVNESAFVASVAIYIVSLHFKAGFSTPSTPHLLVVTIPALAIMFTSGYALTGRPPFDIAEAEPELASGVLVEFSGALLALYLYSNLLKRFLVKLFVATMLVTLIAGNGVLSVVLTCLITITLWILFTVISVTLGRSRVDLAPRTLAKYYIGLFIIPIAGLVVLAYG, from the coding sequence GTGGAGCCCCTCTCCATGCTGTGCACGGCTATCACATTACTTGCAGGGACGTCTTTACCGGTATTCCTCGATGGCCTGGAGCGAAAGTTAAAAGCAGCATTACAAAGCAGGATAGGCCCTCCTATAACTCAAACACTATACGACCTCTTAAAGTTAATGATAAAGGAGTCTAAGCAAGTTCACACCGTACCTTACATTATACTCTACTTCACTTCGTTTATTTCGTGCGCCCTCACATCGATGTTTCTGATAACGCTGTACACCATTACATGGGATTTCATGCTATTCGCCCTCGCACTTTCACTTCTAATGGTCTCGTTAACGGCATTAACGCTAATACCGCTACTCATACCGAACCCCTTCAGCTACATTGGTGGGATGAGGGAAGTCGTACTTTCACTTGTAAACGAGTCAGCGTTTGTAGCCTCAGTGGCAATTTACATAGTCTCGCTTCACTTCAAAGCAGGTTTCAGCACGCCTTCGACACCGCACCTGCTTGTCGTAACGATCCCCGCGCTTGCGATAATGTTTACTTCTGGATACGCCCTCACGGGGAGGCCACCTTTTGATATTGCCGAGGCGGAGCCGGAACTCGCCTCGGGTGTTCTCGTGGAGTTTAGTGGGGCCTTGCTAGCACTATATCTCTACTCGAATTTACTTAAGAGGTTCCTCGTGAAGCTATTCGTTGCCACCATGCTCGTTACGCTTATAGCAGGTAATGGAGTCCTCTCAGTAGTTTTGACGTGCTTAATAACGATTACGTTATGGATACTGTTCACCGTGATCTCGGTAACGCTGGGCAGGTCGAGGGTAGACCTCGCACCGAGAACGCTCGCGAAATATTATATAGGGCTATTCATTATACCTATAGCAGGGTTAGTGGTGCTTGCTTATGGATAA
- a CDS encoding proton-conducting transporter membrane subunit, with protein MTGIQLIAYSASVTLLVLSNYVDKGVYYRVLGKLVGYVLLICTVILLYQFGLVDSFSLSLGLSFTLISFLISVYTLFYREAHHYPKHLETLIDLFLVFIISAYIAPSFILMIVAWTSGEILGYVLIKLGEEHSSEGPLTSSRGFIFASTLTYEISVFTLITLSIIFTTAGIGLYELMKPFTQQLAVVAIPVIIIPLLVVGFITKTANIPLHFWLPSAHSSAPSPASATLSGLMVSLGYYGLYRVISVVDIDAYRAPISWFFVLVGFLSIMYGGFQALAQRDVKKLLAYMTIATNGFISVVFGLYVMRPLDITKWTLVIGMVMHAAYKATLFCESGLIEVVYGTRYVHGIRGFARIASLSTMGSILAILSLLGVPGTLGFIAKLLAVYNSILIVGTDSAMSVTSLLAFLAYIIISALAALKYARIYYDGASSRVKALVEKLDWGLQAPVLVLGLLNVLLCVLVVAFLTQEYGYILALITPLPIITMYLAHAQFRITSTR; from the coding sequence ATGACGGGCATTCAGCTGATAGCATATTCGGCGAGCGTAACCTTACTGGTTTTATCCAACTACGTGGATAAAGGCGTGTACTACAGGGTTCTAGGCAAGCTCGTAGGCTACGTGCTACTCATCTGCACAGTTATACTTCTCTACCAGTTTGGGTTAGTAGATAGCTTTTCCTTGTCGCTGGGGCTCTCATTCACTTTAATCTCCTTCCTCATATCCGTCTACACGCTGTTCTACAGAGAAGCTCACCACTACCCAAAGCACCTAGAAACACTCATCGACCTGTTCCTGGTCTTCATCATTTCGGCATACATCGCGCCGAGCTTCATACTCATGATAGTAGCGTGGACTTCCGGCGAGATACTGGGATATGTCTTGATAAAACTCGGAGAAGAGCACTCGAGCGAAGGACCTTTAACGTCCTCTAGAGGGTTCATTTTCGCATCTACGTTAACGTATGAGATATCTGTCTTCACGCTAATAACCTTAAGCATCATCTTCACCACGGCGGGAATAGGCCTTTATGAGTTAATGAAGCCCTTCACCCAGCAATTAGCAGTAGTAGCTATACCCGTCATCATCATACCGCTACTAGTGGTGGGCTTTATAACGAAAACAGCTAACATACCGTTGCACTTCTGGCTACCGAGCGCGCACTCAAGCGCCCCTTCCCCCGCATCCGCCACCCTAAGCGGCCTAATGGTTTCGCTAGGATACTACGGGCTGTACAGGGTGATCAGCGTCGTGGACATAGACGCGTACAGGGCGCCCATATCATGGTTCTTCGTACTGGTGGGTTTCCTGTCCATAATGTATGGAGGCTTCCAGGCCTTAGCTCAGAGAGATGTAAAGAAGCTTCTAGCGTACATGACGATAGCTACGAACGGGTTCATTAGCGTGGTGTTCGGGCTCTATGTAATGCGCCCACTAGATATAACGAAATGGACGCTCGTCATTGGCATGGTGATGCACGCCGCGTACAAAGCAACGCTATTTTGCGAATCCGGCCTCATAGAAGTGGTCTACGGTACTAGGTATGTTCATGGAATTAGGGGGTTTGCCAGAATCGCATCGCTATCAACGATGGGTAGCATACTCGCTATCCTGTCGCTACTAGGCGTGCCTGGCACGCTCGGATTCATAGCTAAACTCCTAGCCGTCTACAACTCTATATTAATCGTCGGCACGGACTCGGCGATGTCGGTTACCTCGTTGCTAGCATTTCTAGCTTACATAATCATCTCCGCTCTAGCAGCTTTAAAGTACGCTAGAATATACTATGATGGTGCCTCGTCGAGAGTTAAAGCCCTGGTAGAGAAGCTTGATTGGGGATTGCAAGCACCGGTGCTGGTTCTGGGATTGCTTAACGTCCTCCTTTGTGTCCTCGTAGTTGCGTTCCTCACCCAGGAGTATGGGTACATCCTCGCACTAATAACCCCGCTTCCAATAATTACCATGTACCTCGCACATGCACAGTTCAGAATTACCAGTACACGGTGA